A window from Chitinophagales bacterium encodes these proteins:
- a CDS encoding N-acetyl sugar amidotransferase — protein sequence MRFSTEYKYMAPRQICTRCVMDSSVPQIKFDASGECNYCKLHDALSNDNPNDERGKEILKQIAEKLKKEGKGKKYDVVVGVSGGTDSTYLLHLCIELGLRPLAVHLDNGWNTETSVANLRNVLEALDIDLYTYVINWDEFRDILLSQLKSGLPWADAPTDIAIVSTLYRTAIKFDVPNIFVGNNFRTEGKQPTLWTYTDGRLISYIQKKFGTKKIETFPNQTIWDVLYFTLIKRVKMVRPFYYIQFNKKHAKKLISEKYGWKDYGGHHHENIFTRYIIGVWLNQKFGIDKRKVTLSAYIRNGEISRQDALKDLQQAPYQPKLMQSDHEYVAKKLGISLSEFNTIWANNNKTFRDYPSYYPFYEKVRWIANKILSRLLPFKPMMTYNIDK from the coding sequence ATGAGATTCTCCACAGAATATAAATACATGGCTCCACGGCAAATATGTACACGCTGTGTGATGGATAGTTCCGTTCCTCAAATAAAATTTGATGCTTCAGGAGAGTGTAATTACTGCAAATTACACGATGCCCTTTCCAATGACAATCCAAATGATGAGCGAGGAAAAGAAATTCTGAAACAAATTGCTGAAAAACTGAAAAAAGAGGGGAAGGGAAAAAAATACGATGTGGTTGTAGGCGTTAGCGGAGGCACAGATAGTACTTATCTACTGCACTTGTGTATAGAACTTGGACTCCGACCATTAGCAGTACACTTAGATAATGGTTGGAATACCGAAACCTCCGTAGCAAATCTTAGAAACGTTTTAGAAGCACTAGATATTGACCTCTACACCTATGTTATCAATTGGGATGAATTTAGAGACATCTTACTCTCGCAACTAAAATCGGGACTACCGTGGGCAGATGCTCCCACAGACATAGCCATTGTATCTACACTATACAGAACTGCAATAAAGTTTGATGTACCCAATATTTTTGTTGGAAACAATTTTAGAACAGAAGGCAAACAACCTACCTTGTGGACATATACCGATGGGCGACTTATTAGTTACATTCAAAAAAAATTTGGAACGAAAAAGATAGAAACCTTCCCCAACCAAACCATTTGGGATGTGTTGTACTTCACACTTATTAAACGCGTTAAAATGGTTCGCCCATTTTACTACATCCAATTCAATAAAAAACATGCTAAGAAATTGATTAGCGAAAAATACGGTTGGAAAGATTATGGAGGGCACCACCATGAAAATATTTTTACCAGATACATTATTGGTGTTTGGCTAAATCAAAAATTTGGTATCGACAAACGAAAAGTTACACTCAGTGCCTACATACGTAATGGAGAAATTTCTCGCCAAGACGCACTAAAAGATTTACAACAAGCCCCTTACCAACCTAAGCTAATGCAAAGCGATCATGAATACGTTGCTAAAAAACTTGGTATAAGCCTATCTGAATTTAATACTATTTGGGCCAACAACAACAAAACATTTAGAGACTATCCAAGTTACTATCCTTTTTACGAAAAGGTTAGATGGATTGCTAATAAAATTTTAAGCCGCCTGCTTCCTTTTAAACCAATGATGACATACAACATTGATAAATAA
- the tsaB gene encoding tRNA (adenosine(37)-N6)-threonylcarbamoyltransferase complex dimerization subunit type 1 TsaB — protein sequence MNAVLLFIETASPICSVCVSRGKEVIATANSTTPNTHAGVLAVLIRQVLEKAKVSVRELQAVCVSEGPGSYTGLRIGLSTAKGICYAAELPLILIPTLQAMAHGIKKYASAGSTILPVLDARRSDVYFSLFNYELEELIAHTCSSVSEVNVLVEQRQLKAVAAGTGTEKFAPFTQNISVVEETVIDAANMVPIGLEKFYRNDFADLAYAEPVYRK from the coding sequence ATGAATGCTGTTTTGCTTTTTATAGAAACCGCCTCGCCCATTTGCTCGGTATGTGTAAGCAGGGGCAAAGAGGTAATAGCTACCGCTAATAGTACAACGCCCAATACACATGCCGGAGTATTAGCCGTTTTAATTCGGCAGGTGCTGGAAAAAGCCAAAGTAAGTGTGCGCGAATTGCAAGCTGTTTGCGTAAGCGAGGGGCCGGGTTCTTATACCGGTTTGCGCATAGGGCTTTCTACCGCTAAAGGTATTTGCTACGCTGCAGAGCTGCCGCTTATTCTTATTCCTACTTTACAGGCAATGGCGCATGGCATAAAAAAATATGCAAGTGCAGGAAGCACCATTCTGCCGGTGCTGGATGCACGCAGGAGCGATGTGTATTTTTCACTCTTTAATTACGAACTTGAAGAGCTAATAGCACATACATGCAGTAGTGTGAGCGAGGTAAATGTACTTGTAGAGCAGCGGCAGTTAAAGGCTGTTGCAGCCGGAACCGGAACCGAAAAGTTTGCCCCTTTTACACAGAATATTTCGGTAGTAGAAGAAACGGTAATAGATGCCGCAAACATGGTACCTATTGGATTAGAAAAATTTTACCGCAACGATTTTGCAGATTTGGCATACGCAGAGCCTGTGTATAGAAAGTAG
- a CDS encoding 2-oxoglutarate dehydrogenase E1 component encodes MDKYSYLSNATPEYIENLYLDFKANPNSVDADFKKFFEGFDFAAASYNGNGKSSAVSLDEFKVYQLINDYRNKGHLIATTNPLKPRKDRRANLELEHFGLGEKDLQKKFQIGSEIGLPNATLQEILTKLQSLYAASIGFETGYVREKEEVKWLREKIEGAPVLFNFDIAKKEEILRALNKAVVFEKFLGTKYIGEKRFSLEGGETTIPALKAIINKGAELGVEEVVFGMAHRGRLNVLANIIGKTYEEIFNEFEGNNVGDPAYGDGDVKYHMGYSAQHATSSGKNMYLKLMPNPSHLEAVNPVVAGFCRAKANSIYQEQYEKIIPVTIHGDAAVAGQGIVYEVLQMAKLPGYYIGGTIHYVINNQIGFTTDFDEARSSDYCTSIAATIEAPVFHVNGDDIEAVVFVSELAAEYRQLFKKDVFIDMVCYRKWGHNESDDPKYTQPLMYQLIDKHANPRDIYSKQLEQKGQIEAELAKKLEKEFWSDLQARLDMVKQHPLPYKPQPTEVSWQSLRKATGKDFEQSPDTGVNEQTLLNLATTINTIPEGFSPIKKMQKYLAERQKHMVEEKRLDWAAGELLAYASILNEGKDVRLSGEDVERGTFTHRHAVIYDEKTDNKYNRLSKLSPKQGKFRIYNSHLSEYGVLGFEYGYSITHPDPLVIWEAQFGDFNNGAQIIIDQFIAAAESKWQRSSGLVMLLPHGYEGQGPEHSSARLERFLQLCAELNMVVVNITTPANFFHAMRRQLAWEFRKPLIVMSPKSLLRHPQCVSNVSELTQGGFKEIIADEPQSKKIRKIVFCSGKIYYDLKERQAKKEANDVLLVRLEQIYPIPEKQMQEIVKSYPKAEICWVQEEPLNMGAWSFLIGRLYDVLPMKIIARKNSASPATGYKKQHVKEQDAILEAAFA; translated from the coding sequence ATGGATAAGTATTCATACCTATCAAACGCCACACCCGAATATATCGAGAACCTTTATCTCGATTTTAAAGCCAACCCAAACTCGGTAGATGCCGATTTTAAAAAGTTTTTTGAAGGCTTCGATTTTGCCGCGGCTTCTTACAACGGAAATGGCAAATCTTCAGCCGTTTCGTTAGATGAATTTAAGGTATATCAACTCATAAACGATTATAGAAATAAAGGGCATTTAATTGCCACCACCAACCCGCTAAAACCGCGTAAAGACCGCAGGGCAAATTTGGAGTTGGAACATTTTGGATTGGGCGAAAAAGACCTCCAAAAGAAATTTCAAATAGGCAGCGAAATAGGCTTACCCAATGCCACCTTGCAAGAAATTCTTACGAAGCTGCAATCGCTGTATGCTGCAAGCATTGGTTTTGAAACAGGCTATGTGCGTGAAAAAGAAGAAGTAAAATGGTTGCGCGAAAAAATAGAAGGTGCTCCGGTTCTTTTCAATTTCGACATTGCCAAGAAAGAGGAAATTTTACGCGCACTAAACAAAGCCGTAGTATTCGAGAAATTTTTAGGAACTAAATACATTGGCGAAAAACGCTTTTCGCTCGAAGGTGGCGAAACCACCATTCCTGCACTTAAAGCTATCATAAATAAGGGAGCAGAATTGGGTGTGGAAGAAGTGGTGTTTGGCATGGCACACCGCGGTAGGTTAAATGTGTTGGCAAACATTATTGGAAAAACCTACGAAGAAATATTCAATGAATTTGAAGGCAACAACGTGGGCGATCCGGCTTATGGCGATGGCGATGTAAAATACCACATGGGCTATTCTGCCCAGCACGCTACCTCCTCCGGAAAAAATATGTATTTGAAACTAATGCCCAACCCCTCGCATCTAGAAGCTGTGAATCCGGTAGTGGCAGGTTTTTGCCGCGCTAAAGCAAATTCTATTTACCAAGAGCAGTACGAAAAAATAATTCCTGTTACCATACATGGCGATGCAGCCGTGGCAGGGCAAGGAATTGTGTACGAAGTGTTGCAAATGGCAAAATTACCGGGTTACTATATTGGTGGCACCATTCACTACGTTATCAACAACCAAATTGGTTTTACTACCGATTTTGACGAAGCGCGCTCCAGCGATTATTGCACCTCTATTGCTGCTACCATCGAAGCACCTGTTTTTCACGTAAACGGAGATGATATTGAAGCCGTAGTTTTTGTAAGCGAATTGGCTGCCGAATACCGCCAACTGTTTAAGAAAGATGTGTTTATTGATATGGTGTGTTACCGCAAATGGGGGCACAACGAAAGCGATGATCCCAAATACACCCAACCGCTGATGTATCAATTGATAGATAAACACGCCAACCCGCGCGACATCTATTCAAAACAATTAGAACAAAAAGGGCAAATAGAAGCAGAGCTTGCCAAAAAATTAGAAAAAGAATTTTGGAGCGATTTGCAGGCGCGGTTAGATATGGTGAAACAGCATCCGCTGCCATATAAACCACAGCCAACCGAAGTTAGTTGGCAATCGCTTCGTAAAGCAACCGGAAAAGATTTTGAACAATCGCCCGATACCGGAGTAAACGAGCAAACACTGTTAAACCTTGCTACTACTATCAACACCATTCCGGAAGGTTTTTCGCCCATAAAAAAAATGCAGAAATACCTTGCAGAGCGCCAAAAGCACATGGTAGAAGAAAAGCGCTTGGACTGGGCTGCCGGAGAATTGTTGGCGTATGCTTCTATATTAAACGAAGGAAAAGATGTGCGCTTAAGCGGAGAAGATGTGGAGCGTGGCACTTTTACACACCGCCATGCCGTAATCTACGATGAAAAAACAGACAACAAATACAACCGCCTAAGTAAACTTTCGCCTAAGCAAGGCAAGTTTAGAATTTACAATTCGCATTTAAGCGAATACGGAGTGCTTGGGTTTGAATATGGTTACTCTATTACGCATCCCGATCCATTGGTAATTTGGGAGGCACAGTTTGGCGATTTTAATAACGGAGCACAAATTATTATAGACCAGTTTATTGCTGCTGCTGAAAGCAAATGGCAGCGCAGTTCGGGTTTGGTAATGCTATTGCCGCATGGGTACGAAGGGCAAGGCCCGGAGCATAGCAGCGCACGCTTAGAGCGTTTTTTACAGTTGTGTGCCGAGTTAAATATGGTGGTGGTAAACATTACTACTCCGGCAAACTTTTTCCACGCCATGCGCAGGCAGTTGGCATGGGAGTTTCGCAAGCCGTTGATTGTAATGAGTCCTAAATCGCTGCTGCGCCATCCGCAATGTGTTTCTAATGTAAGCGAGCTTACGCAAGGCGGCTTTAAAGAAATTATTGCCGATGAACCTCAGAGCAAAAAGATTCGTAAAATTGTATTCTGTTCAGGAAAAATTTACTACGATTTAAAAGAGCGCCAAGCAAAAAAAGAAGCCAACGATGTATTGTTGGTGCGTTTGGAACAGATATATCCTATACCGGAGAAGCAAATGCAGGAAATAGTAAAAAGCTATCCAAAAGCAGAGATTTGCTGGGTACAAGAAGAGCCGCTGAATATGGGTGCGTGGTCGTTTTTAATAGGAAGACTGTACGATGTGCTTCCGATGAAAATTATAGCCCGCAAAAACTCTGCATCTCCTGCCACCGGCTATAAAAAGCAGCACGTAAAAGAGCAAGATGCAATCTTGGAAGCCGCCTTTGCATAA